The Halanaerobium praevalens DSM 2228 genome contains a region encoding:
- the aroC gene encoding chorismate synthase yields the protein MFEYLTAGESHGPRLTAVIKSLPSGLEIEVDKINKELARRQHGYGRGQRMEIESDQVLINSGLRNKKTLASPLSMTIENRDWKNWKKIMEPLQLETEPQKLTNPRPGHADLAGALKYNQKDLRNILERASARETAARTAVGAIAKQFLAEFGIVVASHVIQIGNLKSESWSQLKQSANFDLDSKVEFENYFAQLDQSPLRCANSEQTKAMQKLIDSWQAKGDSVGGVFEIIVRGLPVGLGSHVHWDLKLESKLAAQLMAIQAIKGLEIGAGFEGASQPGSLVHDQIYYQPKTGFYRGSNQAGGIEGGISNGQNLLIKLAMKPIPTLAQALASVDMISKKAVSAAKERSDACAVPAASIVGEAVTAIVLAQLMTAKFGGDSLSEIKRNYQAYLKQLSEF from the coding sequence ATGTTTGAATATTTAACAGCTGGTGAATCACATGGACCAAGGTTGACGGCAGTGATTAAAAGTCTTCCTTCTGGTCTTGAAATTGAGGTAGATAAAATAAATAAGGAATTAGCCAGAAGACAGCATGGTTATGGCCGGGGCCAGCGAATGGAGATTGAAAGTGACCAGGTGCTTATTAATTCAGGCTTGAGAAATAAAAAAACTTTGGCTAGTCCTTTGAGTATGACAATTGAAAATCGTGATTGGAAAAATTGGAAAAAAATAATGGAACCACTGCAGCTGGAAACTGAGCCCCAAAAATTGACAAATCCTAGGCCTGGCCATGCAGATCTGGCTGGAGCTTTAAAGTATAATCAAAAGGATTTACGCAATATTTTAGAAAGAGCCAGTGCTCGAGAAACAGCTGCCAGAACAGCGGTGGGAGCTATTGCCAAACAATTTTTGGCAGAGTTTGGGATTGTAGTTGCCAGCCATGTTATTCAAATTGGCAATTTAAAAAGTGAGAGCTGGTCTCAGTTAAAGCAGAGTGCTAACTTTGATTTAGACTCAAAAGTTGAATTTGAAAATTATTTTGCTCAACTTGATCAAAGTCCTCTGCGCTGTGCTAACTCTGAGCAGACTAAAGCAATGCAAAAACTAATTGACAGCTGGCAGGCTAAGGGAGATTCTGTTGGTGGAGTTTTCGAAATTATAGTGAGAGGTTTACCTGTTGGTTTGGGTAGTCATGTGCACTGGGATCTAAAACTAGAAAGTAAATTAGCTGCTCAATTGATGGCTATTCAGGCAATTAAAGGCTTAGAAATTGGAGCAGGTTTTGAAGGTGCTTCTCAGCCTGGTTCATTAGTCCATGATCAAATTTATTACCAGCCCAAAACAGGGTTTTACCGTGGTTCAAATCAAGCTGGCGGGATTGAAGGTGGGATTAGTAATGGCCAAAATTTACTAATTAAGCTGGCAATGAAGCCGATTCCGACGCTGGCCCAAGCCTTAGCTTCAGTTGATATGATTAGTAAAAAGGCAGTTAGTGCTGCTAAAGAGCGCTCAGATGCCTGTGCTGTTCCAGCTGCAAGTATAGTTGGGGAAGCAGTTACTGCTATAGTTTTGGCCCAGCTAATGACAGCCAAATTTGGTGGTGACAGTTTAAGCGAAATTAAAAGGAATTATCAAGCTTATTTAAAGCAATTAAGTGAATTTTAG
- the aroF gene encoding 3-deoxy-7-phosphoheptulonate synthase produces MDKKQKQTYNLTSWKHKENKTVIDLGDGVKIGDQSLTVIAGPCAVENEEQIFEIAKIVKAAGAEILRGGAFKPRTSPYSFQGLGEKGLKLLAAAREKTGLKIITELMDVEHLELVNHYTDIIQIGSRNMDNYPLLKAVGKLDKPVMLKRGMAATIKEWLLAAEYIMEAGNQKVILCERGIRTFSQETRNTLDLSSVPLVQQLSHLPVIVDPSHGTGRWQLVKPMSKAALAVGADGIMVEVHPQPDDSVSDGFQSLNPNKFWELMQEIKVLQSTLDFFTLAK; encoded by the coding sequence ATGGATAAAAAACAAAAACAAACTTATAATTTGACTAGTTGGAAACATAAAGAAAATAAAACAGTAATTGACCTTGGGGATGGAGTTAAAATAGGTGATCAAAGCCTAACAGTTATTGCTGGGCCTTGTGCTGTGGAAAATGAAGAACAGATCTTTGAGATAGCCAAAATAGTTAAGGCAGCTGGAGCTGAAATTCTGCGAGGAGGTGCTTTTAAACCCCGCACTTCTCCTTATTCTTTTCAGGGTTTAGGAGAAAAAGGACTTAAACTGTTAGCAGCAGCTAGAGAAAAGACAGGTCTTAAAATAATTACAGAGTTAATGGATGTTGAGCATTTAGAACTTGTTAATCATTATACTGATATTATTCAAATTGGGTCGCGCAATATGGATAACTATCCTCTCTTAAAGGCAGTTGGTAAATTAGATAAACCAGTTATGCTTAAAAGAGGAATGGCAGCTACAATTAAAGAATGGTTGCTGGCAGCTGAATATATAATGGAGGCAGGTAATCAAAAGGTAATTTTATGTGAAAGAGGAATTAGGACTTTTAGTCAGGAAACTCGTAATACTCTTGATTTAAGTTCAGTCCCTTTAGTGCAGCAGTTGAGTCATTTACCAGTAATTGTTGATCCAAGTCATGGTACTGGGCGTTGGCAGTTAGTAAAGCCTATGTCTAAAGCTGCTTTAGCTGTAGGGGCAGATGGAATTATGGTTGAAGTTCATCCTCAACCAGATGATTCTGTATCAGATGGTTTTCAGTCTTTAAATCCAAATAAATTTTGGGAATTAATGCAGGAAATTAAGGTTCTGCAGTCAACTTTAGATTTTTTCACTTTAGCTAAATAG
- the hisC gene encoding histidinol-phosphate transaminase — translation MEKFIKRIPKEIKEIDRYQKGKSTAQVKEEYDLEKVVNLASNVNALGPAIQVIDTIQAEAKNVNAYPDSESSALKEGLAAKYDLAAEQVFLGNGSDEIIDLLLTLILEPGTEVIQADPTFVKYELAVKSRRGKSVKVPLTADYKHDLAAMEAQITDQTRAIFICNPNNPTGTMLQAEAIESFLSRIPDDILVIVDQAYQEYITDPEFFSGVDQLAKHSNLVLLRTFSKAYGLAGMRIGYALANSSLVSLLNKIRGPFNINILAQQAALTALESESYLKTCHDLNASQKEALYQKLEKLGLEYIQTESNFMMINLEKSDQEVYQKLLKKGVIISPGSQFGMENWIRVTIGTRADNEFFIRNLKKVLMN, via the coding sequence ATGGAAAAATTTATTAAACGAATTCCGAAGGAAATCAAAGAAATAGATCGCTACCAAAAGGGTAAGAGTACAGCTCAGGTTAAAGAAGAATATGATTTAGAAAAGGTAGTTAATTTAGCTTCAAATGTCAATGCTTTAGGACCAGCTATTCAGGTGATTGATACTATTCAAGCTGAGGCAAAAAATGTAAATGCCTATCCTGATTCAGAAAGTTCAGCCTTAAAAGAAGGGCTAGCAGCTAAATATGATTTAGCAGCAGAGCAGGTTTTTTTAGGTAATGGATCAGACGAAATAATAGATCTTTTGTTGACTTTAATTTTAGAGCCCGGAACTGAAGTGATTCAGGCAGATCCTACTTTTGTTAAATACGAATTAGCTGTAAAAAGTAGAAGGGGCAAAAGTGTTAAAGTGCCTTTAACAGCTGATTACAAGCACGATCTAGCAGCAATGGAAGCTCAGATTACAGATCAAACAAGGGCTATTTTTATTTGTAATCCAAATAATCCAACAGGAACAATGCTGCAGGCAGAAGCAATTGAATCATTTTTAAGCAGAATTCCAGATGATATATTAGTGATAGTTGATCAGGCTTATCAAGAGTATATTACAGATCCTGAATTTTTTAGTGGTGTTGATCAGTTAGCTAAACATTCTAATTTAGTTTTATTGAGGACTTTCTCGAAGGCCTATGGTTTGGCTGGGATGAGAATAGGTTATGCTTTAGCTAATTCTAGTTTAGTTAGTCTGCTCAATAAAATTAGAGGTCCTTTTAATATAAATATTTTAGCTCAACAGGCAGCTTTGACTGCTTTAGAATCAGAATCTTATTTAAAGACTTGCCATGATTTAAATGCAAGTCAAAAAGAAGCTCTTTATCAAAAATTAGAAAAGTTAGGTTTAGAGTATATTCAAACTGAGTCTAATTTTATGATGATAAATTTAGAAAAATCAGACCAAGAGGTTTATCAAAAATTACTTAAAAAGGGAGTGATTATTAGTCCTGGAAGTCAGTTTGGGATGGAAAATTGGATTCGAGTTACAATTGGAACTAGAGCAGATAATGAATTTTTTATTAGAAATTTAAAAAAGGTGTTGATGAATTAA
- the aroA gene encoding 3-phosphoshikimate 1-carboxyvinyltransferase gives MAYQVKPATKISGQIEVPGDKSISHRSIILAALAEGESKIEGLLEAEDCLKTLNIMADLGPEIVKIKAGEYLIKGQGLNGLKEAKNILDCGNSGTSMRLLTGLLAAQDFYSVLSGDHSLLKRPMARIIKPLSQMGAKIWSRKKGLAPLSIQGQKLKALKYNLPVASAQLKSAILLAALKTEAETVIIEPAVSRDHTERMLKEAGVDLEILADRIILKQAKKRRIKPLRSKIPGDISSAAFFIAAAILAKKGELLIKNVGINQTRSGFLEVIKAMGANFEILNKKEEAGEKIADILVRPSTLKAVEIKGKIIPRLIDELPIIAVLAVFAEGKTVIKDAAELRVKETDRIKALVTEFRKLGIEIEAQADGMEIIGPQQVEGGVQLKSYYDHRIAMSLAILALKTKQGLSIQGSEIIMTSFPNFKKLLAEVI, from the coding sequence ATGGCCTATCAGGTTAAACCAGCTACTAAAATTAGTGGCCAAATTGAAGTTCCAGGTGATAAGTCAATTTCTCATCGCTCAATTATATTGGCAGCTTTAGCAGAAGGAGAAAGTAAAATAGAGGGTCTTTTAGAAGCTGAAGATTGTTTAAAAACCTTAAATATTATGGCTGATTTGGGTCCTGAAATAGTTAAAATCAAAGCTGGAGAATACTTAATTAAAGGTCAAGGCCTAAATGGTTTAAAAGAAGCAAAAAACATTTTAGATTGTGGTAATTCGGGGACTTCAATGCGGCTTTTAACAGGGCTTTTAGCAGCTCAAGATTTTTATTCAGTTTTAAGTGGAGATCATTCTCTTTTAAAAAGACCGATGGCCAGAATAATTAAGCCTCTTTCGCAGATGGGAGCAAAAATTTGGTCCAGAAAAAAAGGGCTGGCCCCTTTAAGTATTCAGGGCCAAAAGCTAAAAGCTTTAAAATATAATTTACCTGTAGCTAGTGCCCAACTTAAATCTGCAATTCTTTTAGCAGCTTTAAAAACAGAAGCTGAAACAGTGATTATCGAACCAGCTGTCTCTAGGGATCATACTGAGCGGATGTTAAAAGAAGCAGGGGTAGATTTAGAAATTTTAGCAGATAGAATAATTCTTAAACAAGCTAAAAAAAGAAGAATCAAACCCTTAAGAAGCAAGATTCCTGGTGATATTTCTTCAGCTGCTTTTTTTATAGCTGCTGCTATTTTAGCTAAAAAAGGTGAGCTTTTAATTAAAAATGTAGGGATTAATCAGACTCGAAGTGGTTTTTTGGAAGTAATCAAGGCCATGGGAGCTAATTTTGAAATTTTAAATAAAAAAGAAGAAGCTGGTGAAAAAATAGCTGATATTTTAGTTAGGCCTTCTACTTTAAAAGCGGTGGAAATTAAAGGAAAAATAATTCCGCGTTTAATTGATGAACTGCCTATTATTGCAGTTTTAGCTGTTTTTGCAGAGGGTAAAACAGTAATTAAAGATGCAGCTGAGCTGAGAGTTAAAGAAACTGATAGGATTAAGGCACTAGTAACTGAATTTAGAAAACTGGGAATTGAAATTGAAGCTCAAGCTGATGGCATGGAAATTATAGGGCCACAGCAAGTAGAAGGGGGAGTTCAGCTCAAAAGTTATTATGATCATCGAATTGCAATGTCACTAGCAATACTTGCTTTAAAAACTAAGCAGGGTCTTTCTATTCAAGGTAGTGAGATTATTATGACTTCATTTCCAAATTTCAAAAAATTATTAGCAGAGGTGATTTAG
- a CDS encoding sodium:solute symporter family protein produces MSARYLYIAIFLYIIIGFLVAFKARKEMKPGLVEYFLSGRNTNGVIAALSYSATTYSAFMMIGLAGFTYSGGVGALGFELIYLSGLSLVAFFGPRFWLIGKKNNYLSPYEMLGDRYQNQAVAFLAALTACIFLIPYLAVQLMGVGYLLNSLSGGQIPFLFGVGIATFLAIAWALMAGMKSVTWTDSLQSLIMILVSIIILFYVVYQHLGGFRELFSSLSALEAQVLTVPGSGFFNWRRFLALSLPWFFFSISNPQVSQRLFIPRDLKAMKTMIKGFLIFGFIYTLVAVFWGFSASLLLPKLANPDLATPQLLASKYVPDLLALVAMVGITAAAISTIDSIMLTLSSLLVKDIFRKKELDLKGNQDLKELKLAQMAILIIALLGFFFAAQELNLIATLSVAASVGLLVVVPSIFGAFFWRKATAAAALSSIFLGSLTTLILQFSALRPLGLGAGVWTLVITTAIFIGVSLLTKAPQAKAEEFIGYLESECNKRNII; encoded by the coding sequence ATGTCAGCAAGATATTTGTACATAGCAATTTTTTTATATATTATTATTGGTTTTTTAGTTGCATTTAAAGCCAGAAAAGAGATGAAACCTGGTTTAGTCGAATATTTTTTAAGTGGTAGAAATACAAATGGAGTTATTGCAGCCTTATCTTATAGTGCTACAACTTATAGTGCTTTTATGATGATTGGTTTAGCTGGTTTTACTTATTCAGGTGGGGTAGGAGCTCTTGGTTTTGAATTAATTTATTTGTCAGGCTTATCTTTAGTCGCTTTTTTTGGCCCTCGTTTTTGGTTAATTGGTAAAAAAAATAATTATCTTTCTCCTTATGAAATGCTAGGTGATCGCTATCAAAATCAAGCTGTTGCTTTTTTGGCTGCTTTAACAGCCTGTATTTTTTTAATTCCCTATTTAGCTGTGCAGTTGATGGGAGTTGGTTATTTGCTCAATAGTTTAAGTGGAGGTCAGATTCCTTTTTTGTTTGGAGTCGGGATTGCTACTTTTTTAGCAATTGCTTGGGCCTTAATGGCAGGCATGAAGTCAGTGACTTGGACTGATTCTCTCCAGTCACTAATTATGATTTTAGTTAGTATCATTATTTTATTTTATGTAGTTTATCAGCATTTAGGTGGTTTTAGAGAATTGTTTAGTTCACTTTCTGCTTTAGAAGCTCAAGTTTTGACTGTACCAGGCTCAGGCTTTTTTAATTGGCGAAGATTTTTAGCCTTAAGTTTACCCTGGTTTTTCTTTTCAATTTCTAATCCTCAGGTAAGCCAGCGCCTATTTATACCCCGTGATTTAAAGGCAATGAAAACTATGATTAAAGGCTTTTTGATCTTCGGTTTTATTTATACCTTAGTTGCTGTTTTTTGGGGTTTTTCTGCCAGCCTCTTATTACCAAAGCTAGCTAATCCAGATTTAGCTACTCCTCAATTATTAGCTTCTAAATATGTACCTGATCTTTTAGCTTTAGTTGCTATGGTAGGGATTACAGCAGCGGCTATTTCTACTATTGATTCGATTATGCTAACTCTTTCGTCTTTGTTAGTTAAAGATATTTTTAGAAAAAAAGAACTAGATTTAAAAGGAAATCAAGATTTAAAAGAACTTAAACTAGCTCAAATGGCTATTTTAATTATTGCTTTACTTGGTTTTTTCTTTGCCGCTCAAGAGTTAAATCTAATTGCAACTCTTTCGGTAGCAGCTTCAGTTGGCCTCTTAGTTGTAGTACCTTCAATTTTTGGTGCCTTTTTTTGGAGAAAAGCCACAGCTGCAGCTGCCTTGAGTAGTATTTTTCTAGGTTCGCTGACTACTCTTATTTTACAATTTAGTGCTTTAAGACCATTGGGCCTGGGAGCAGGAGTCTGGACTTTAGTAATTACTACAGCTATTTTTATTGGAGTTAGTTTGCTAACTAAAGCTCCTCAAGCTAAAGCCGAAGAATTTATTGGTTATCTTGAGTCAGAATGTAATAAAAGAAATATAATTTAA
- a CDS encoding RNA-guided endonuclease InsQ/TnpB family protein has translation MQLTYILELLKPTKRKENIFLNNIVEVVKNRQAIAAKLKTGEINLSSADFKELNLPSAVKNQNIREVKALYKQFLKSNSKKENIEFKENQPICYNNQNYKIDHHIISIPLYTSKCKRFAFPVKQTERFEDLQQHIDSGCKLGKASLFYKRGKWYFAVTIKIADKKTTNSNLMGIDIGLRQLAVASVKTPQGKEINRQFYNGKQAGFIRKKYRMLRKKLGQSKKIKAIKNINDKEQRRITDLNHKISRQLINLAVQEKVGSIIMENLENIRNTIKSLNRADRNIHSWTFYQLQQFIEYKAELAGMKVEYINPKYTSQSCSRCAKVKKSNRKANLYSCECGNHIHSDLNASRNIANKYLEQQSA, from the coding sequence ATGCAGCTAACCTATATTTTAGAGTTGTTAAAACCAACTAAAAGAAAAGAAAATATATTCTTAAATAACATTGTAGAAGTAGTTAAGAATCGTCAGGCTATTGCTGCAAAACTTAAAACAGGAGAAATTAACTTGAGTTCTGCTGATTTTAAAGAGCTTAACCTTCCCTCTGCTGTTAAAAATCAGAATATTAGAGAAGTTAAAGCACTCTATAAACAGTTTTTAAAGTCTAACTCTAAAAAAGAAAATATAGAGTTTAAAGAGAATCAACCTATTTGCTATAATAATCAAAATTATAAGATTGATCATCATATAATTTCAATTCCGCTTTATACCAGCAAATGCAAAAGATTCGCTTTTCCTGTTAAGCAGACTGAAAGGTTTGAAGATCTGCAGCAGCATATCGATAGTGGCTGCAAATTGGGTAAAGCCAGTCTCTTCTACAAGAGAGGTAAATGGTATTTTGCTGTAACAATTAAAATTGCTGATAAAAAAACCACTAACTCTAATTTAATGGGAATTGATATAGGGCTTCGCCAATTAGCAGTTGCTAGTGTTAAAACTCCTCAAGGCAAAGAGATTAATCGCCAATTCTACAATGGTAAACAGGCAGGTTTTATCCGCAAAAAGTATCGTATGTTAAGAAAAAAACTGGGTCAATCTAAAAAAATTAAAGCTATTAAAAATATTAATGACAAAGAGCAGAGAAGGATTACTGATTTAAACCATAAAATTAGTCGCCAACTTATTAATCTTGCTGTGCAGGAGAAAGTTGGTTCTATAATTATGGAGAATCTAGAGAATATCCGAAATACTATTAAGAGTCTTAATAGAGCTGATAGAAACATCCATAGCTGGACTTTTTATCAACTTCAACAGTTTATTGAATACAAAGCTGAATTAGCTGGGATGAAGGTGGAATATATAAATCCAAAGTACACTTCCCAGAGTTGTTCTAGATGTGCTAAAGTTAAAAAATCTAACCGTAAAGCTAATCTATACTCTTGTGAGTGTGGTAATCATATCCACTCTGATTTAAATGCAAGTCGTAATATAGCTAATAAATATTTAGAACAACAATCTGCTTAG
- the tnpA gene encoding IS200/IS605 family transposase: protein MNTYKNTRHAKFLLNYHFIWIPKYRKHILDNPKIKQLTLDTINELADKHKFEVLATEIMPDHIHLFISALPKYSPSKLMNIIKDTTGGRISKHFPELNIKGSIWTRAYFVATAGNVSSETIQHYIENQR, encoded by the coding sequence ATGAATACCTATAAAAACACAAGACATGCAAAGTTTCTTTTAAATTATCATTTTATATGGATTCCTAAATATAGAAAACATATTTTAGATAATCCTAAAATTAAACAATTAACCTTAGATACTATCAATGAATTAGCTGATAAGCATAAATTTGAAGTATTGGCTACTGAAATAATGCCAGATCATATACACCTTTTTATATCAGCTTTGCCTAAGTATTCTCCCAGTAAGCTAATGAATATCATTAAAGATACTACTGGAGGGAGAATATCAAAGCACTTTCCAGAGTTGAATATTAAAGGTTCTATTTGGACTAGAGCATATTTTGTAGCTACTGCAGGTAATGTGAGTTCTGAAACTATCCAACACTACATTGAAAATCAAAGGTGA
- a CDS encoding OsmC family protein, translating to MPMANYSIKAKSKSAAKIISKTQGGFEIIIDEPEEQGGTNDGPNPVEYVLSALAGCLNVVGHLVAQEMGFNLKDLEIEISGQLDPAKFMGQSDEARAGYQKIEVKMIADTDADQATLAKWLKTVEARCPVSDNLSKQTPVEIGLK from the coding sequence ATGCCAATGGCAAATTATTCAATCAAAGCTAAAAGTAAAAGTGCTGCCAAAATTATATCTAAAACTCAAGGTGGGTTTGAAATTATAATTGATGAGCCCGAAGAACAAGGAGGGACTAATGATGGCCCAAATCCAGTTGAATATGTTTTATCTGCTTTAGCTGGCTGTCTGAATGTAGTTGGTCATTTAGTTGCTCAAGAAATGGGTTTTAATTTAAAAGATTTAGAAATCGAAATTAGCGGTCAGCTTGATCCAGCCAAGTTTATGGGTCAATCAGATGAAGCTAGAGCTGGTTACCAAAAAATTGAAGTTAAAATGATTGCAGATACAGATGCAGACCAAGCTACTTTAGCTAAGTGGTTAAAAACTGTTGAAGCTCGCTGCCCAGTTAGTGATAATTTGAGTAAGCAAACACCTGTTGAAATTGGACTTAAATAA
- a CDS encoding class I SAM-dependent methyltransferase codes for MLCKLCGSSSDLDLLGTKDKYYYCKNCRLIFIEPEAVVEPEVEKSRYEGHDNNHQNEGYVQMFEDFIKQVIEPQLDLKQIDSVLEFGCGPGPVLADLLAAKGLDVQLYDPYFYPEEDFKEKKYDLITSTEVFEHFVDPVKEIKLLKSLLKKGGYLAIMTSFHPGPAEFSDWWYTWDPTHITFYNHKTFKKIAAKYGLEIVYTDQQKYILLKS; via the coding sequence TTGCTTTGTAAGCTTTGCGGAAGTAGTAGTGATTTAGATTTATTAGGTACTAAAGATAAATATTATTATTGTAAAAATTGTCGACTCATTTTTATTGAGCCAGAAGCAGTAGTTGAACCAGAAGTAGAAAAGTCAAGATATGAGGGTCATGATAATAATCATCAAAATGAAGGCTATGTGCAGATGTTTGAGGATTTTATTAAGCAAGTAATTGAGCCTCAGCTTGATTTAAAGCAAATAGATAGTGTTTTGGAGTTTGGTTGTGGTCCTGGCCCGGTTTTAGCGGATCTTTTGGCAGCAAAAGGCTTAGATGTTCAATTATATGATCCCTATTTTTATCCAGAAGAAGATTTTAAAGAGAAAAAATATGATTTAATTACTTCCACAGAAGTTTTTGAACACTTTGTGGATCCAGTTAAAGAAATTAAATTATTAAAATCTCTTTTAAAAAAGGGTGGGTATTTGGCAATTATGACTTCTTTCCATCCTGGGCCAGCAGAGTTTTCTGATTGGTGGTATACCTGGGATCCAACCCATATCACCTTTTATAATCATAAAACTTTTAAAAAAATTGCTGCCAAATATGGTTTAGAAATAGTTTATACTGACCAGCAAAAATATATTTTATTAAAATCCTAG
- the rpsD gene encoding 30S ribosomal protein S4, with the protein MARKRNPRFKESRRLGLNIYGHPKAMKRADGTFNRANRKLSNYGQQLLEKQRLRAYYGLMENKFSRYVKEAVKENGVAGDNLIKSLEKRLDNLVYRAGFARSIRQARQMVVHGHILVNGKKIDIPSYAIKIGDQISLRNKYRKNNLFRENFLDRHLSEFEYLERDYDNFSAKLKAEIEIDEIPIEINDQLVIEFYSRK; encoded by the coding sequence TTGGCCAGAAAAAGAAATCCAAGGTTTAAAGAGTCAAGAAGATTAGGTCTTAATATTTATGGACATCCAAAAGCAATGAAAAGAGCAGATGGCACTTTTAATAGAGCAAATAGAAAATTATCAAATTACGGACAGCAGTTACTCGAAAAACAGAGGCTGAGAGCTTACTATGGTTTAATGGAAAATAAATTCAGCCGTTATGTAAAAGAAGCTGTGAAAGAAAATGGTGTTGCAGGTGATAATTTGATTAAAAGTCTAGAAAAAAGACTTGATAATTTAGTCTATAGAGCTGGTTTTGCTCGTTCAATTAGACAAGCTAGACAAATGGTAGTTCACGGCCATATACTTGTTAATGGCAAAAAAATAGATATCCCCTCATATGCAATTAAAATCGGGGATCAAATTTCTTTAAGAAATAAATATAGAAAAAATAATTTATTTAGAGAAAACTTTTTAGATAGACATTTAAGTGAGTTTGAATACTTAGAGCGTGACTATGATAATTTCTCAGCTAAATTAAAAGCAGAAATAGAAATCGACGAAATTCCAATTGAAATAAATGATCAATTAGTAATCGAATTTTATTCACGCAAATAG
- the rlmH gene encoding 23S rRNA (pseudouridine(1915)-N(3))-methyltransferase RlmH, giving the protein MKINLITVGALKASFLEAGILEFEKRLKHYCDLNFVEVKAETVPKNSSAKDLAALQALEGEKILEALPERSYVFALDVKGKPMTSTGFAKSLHNLQVRGYSSFSFIIGGATGLSDFVLKKADYRFSLSHMTFTHQMIRLILLEQIYRAFKINNNEPYHL; this is encoded by the coding sequence ATTAAAATTAATTTAATAACAGTTGGGGCTTTAAAAGCTTCATTTTTAGAAGCTGGGATTTTAGAATTTGAAAAAAGATTAAAACATTATTGTGATTTGAATTTTGTCGAAGTTAAGGCAGAAACTGTGCCTAAAAACAGCTCTGCTAAGGATCTGGCTGCTCTGCAGGCTTTGGAGGGAGAGAAAATTTTAGAGGCTCTACCTGAACGAAGTTATGTTTTTGCTCTAGATGTTAAGGGAAAACCCATGACTTCAACTGGTTTTGCTAAATCACTCCATAATTTACAGGTTAGAGGTTATAGTTCTTTTAGCTTTATTATTGGAGGAGCAACAGGCTTAAGTGATTTTGTTTTAAAAAAAGCAGATTATAGATTTTCCCTATCACATATGACTTTTACTCACCAGATGATTCGTTTAATTTTATTAGAACAGATTTATCGTGCTTTTAAAATTAATAATAATGAGCCTTATCATTTATAA
- a CDS encoding MBL fold metallo-hydrolase, which produces MKIETAVLASGSKGNSTYIRAGKNSVLVDAGLSGKAIEARMNCLGLDPADLDALLVTHEHKDHIKSIGVLSRRYKIPIYANDGTWGAAEADLGKIKAENKRVFTGDFLVGNLKFSPYSLSHDAAQPVGYTCQVEDKKIVVATDTGLMSAEVIAKIKGADFYVLESNHDLEMLMTGKYPYFLKNRIKGTEGHLSNDAAAALLPSLVADNFPTVVLAHLSEENNNPKVAYITVNNGLKEAGLEVGKDLHLECAAQAKTTSLFRIDSKAQVKGVG; this is translated from the coding sequence TTGAAGATTGAAACAGCAGTTTTAGCAAGTGGCAGCAAAGGTAATTCCACTTATATTAGAGCAGGCAAAAATTCAGTTTTAGTTGATGCTGGTTTAAGTGGTAAAGCTATTGAGGCCAGAATGAATTGTCTGGGTTTAGATCCAGCAGATTTAGATGCTTTATTAGTAACCCATGAACATAAAGATCATATTAAAAGTATAGGTGTTTTGTCCAGACGCTATAAGATCCCCATTTATGCTAATGATGGTACTTGGGGAGCTGCTGAGGCTGATTTAGGTAAAATAAAAGCAGAAAACAAGCGAGTTTTTACTGGTGATTTTTTGGTTGGAAACTTAAAATTTTCTCCCTACTCACTTTCACATGATGCAGCCCAACCAGTTGGCTACACTTGTCAAGTAGAAGATAAAAAGATTGTGGTTGCTACTGATACAGGCCTCATGTCTGCAGAAGTGATTGCTAAAATTAAGGGAGCAGATTTTTATGTTTTAGAATCAAATCATGATTTAGAAATGCTGATGACAGGTAAATACCCTTATTTTCTAAAAAATAGAATTAAGGGTACAGAAGGTCATTTATCAAATGATGCAGCAGCAGCTTTGCTACCTAGTTTAGTTGCTGATAATTTTCCAACTGTAGTTTTAGCCCATTTGAGTGAGGAAAATAATAACCCCAAGGTAGCTTATATAACTGTTAATAATGGTTTAAAAGAAGCGGGTTTAGAAGTTGGAAAAGATTTGCATTTAGAGTGTGCTGCTCAGGCAAAAACCACCTCTTTATTTCGGATTGACAGTAAAGCTCAAGTAAAGGGAGTTGGTTAA